One window of Dehalobacterium formicoaceticum genomic DNA carries:
- a CDS encoding DUF3842 family protein, with protein sequence MKIGVIDGQGGGIGKHITEKLRKNLSENAEIIALGTNSLATAAMLKAGANEGATGENAIVFMAGQMDVIVGSVAIIAANAMLGELTPKMAQAVSESSAQKILLPINRIGIEIVGVPNEPLPHQIDGLITLLRKFGKDE encoded by the coding sequence ATGAAGATTGGCGTAATCGATGGCCAAGGCGGTGGTATCGGGAAACACATCACTGAAAAGCTACGTAAAAATCTATCGGAAAATGCAGAAATTATTGCTTTGGGCACAAACTCTTTGGCAACAGCAGCGATGCTGAAGGCAGGTGCGAATGAAGGTGCCACAGGGGAGAATGCCATTGTGTTTATGGCCGGTCAGATGGATGTGATCGTTGGATCAGTGGCAATTATCGCGGCAAATGCCATGCTGGGGGAATTAACCCCTAAGATGGCCCAAGCTGTTTCTGAATCATCAGCACAAAAAATTCTCTTGCCTATCAATAGAATAGGGATTGAAATTGTAGGTGTACCCAATGAGCCTTTACCCCATCAAATTGATGGATTGATCACTCTTTTAAGAAAATTTGGGAAGGATGAGTAA